Within the Thermodesulfobacteriota bacterium genome, the region GGTAAAAAAACTTCGCTTCTACCAGGGCGAACCCGGCATCCGCGAAGCCGAACTCAAATCTGAAGAAATCGCCATCTTTCGTGACATACTCCACGAAAAGCGCATCGCTTTGCAAAAAGCCATCACTGCACTCACCCGCCAGATCGAAGGCCCGCCCAAACAAGGGGAACTTATTGGCATCGCTCCCGCCCAGGCCAAAGAGGAACATCTCAAACTCCAAAAACAATGGCGCGCCGAGCGCGACGAACACCAGGCTCAGCTCACCCGCATCGAAGCCGCCCTCGACGCACTCGCACGCACCCAAACCGTTCCCTTTGTGTGGGATATCGCTTTTGTCGAAATCTTCGGGAGCGAACGTAGGGGTTTTGACATCGTCATCGGCAACCCGCCTTATGTTCGCCAGGAAAAGATCTCTCCACCTACACTCGATGCAACCGACTTTAGCGGCGAATCTTCTGATCGCTGGAAAGAAGAGAAAAAGACGTACAAAGCAAAACTTCAAGAGTCGATCGCTTCTTCCTGGCCTAAATTTTTCCGTTACAAACCAGGCTCTCGAACTTTCCGAAAACCGGATGGCAAAAGTGACCTATACGTGTACTTCTACTTTCACGGTCTTTCGCTACTTAATCCGCATGGCAGCTTCTGCTTCATCACATCCAACTCCTGGCTTGATGTCGGCTACGGCGCAGACCTTCAGGAATTCTTACTACGCCACAGCCACGTCAAATTCATCCTTGACAACGAACGCAAACGCTCGTTCTCACAAGCTGATGTCAATACCATCATTGCACTGCTTGCGCCGCCAGACGACCGCTCCCAAGCCGGCCTCGAAAAAACCGCACACTTCGTGATGTTCAAAGTACCCTTCGAGGAAGTCCTCGACGCCAACACGTTCAAAACACTCGAAGCGGCCAAAGCGCGCCAAACTACAGACAAATGGCGCATCTCTGTCGTATCTCAATGCGAGTTACTCGAAGAGGGCCTTGCCCACGAACAATACGAGAAAGATGATGTCGCCAAACTTAAAACCGTCCACATAAAAATTGTGCGCTACCAAGCCAACAAATGGGGTGGCAAATACCTCCGCGCACCTGAAATGTTCTTCACCATCCTTGAAAAAGGTAAAGGCAAGCTCGTCCGCCTCGGCGACATTGCAGAAGTGCGCTTCGGCATCAAGACTGGCGCAAACGAGTTTTTTTACCTTGAGCCTACCGGTAAACCCGCTCCAAAAGGTTACATCCACGTCCGAAACAGCGCAGGCTGGGAAGGCGAAATCGAAGAGGAGTTTTTGAAGCCAGTGATCAAAAGCCCGCGCGAATGCCGCACAATTCTCATTAAGCCTGAAGACCTCCGCTACAAAATCTTCATGTGCCATAGGGACAAATCCGAACTTAAACGTACTGCTGCACTCGAGTACATCGGATGGGGCGAAGCACAAGGTTTCCACAAGCGGCCGACATGCAGAAACCGGGTAAGGTGGTGGGATCTGGAATTAGTGAAAGGAAACTCCGTCTTTGTAAAAGAAGCTGACGAGACAACTGCTGTCTTTTACAATCTCAACGAATATGCGGCTGACTGCCGACTCTATTTAGCACAACTGAGCAAGTCGCAGCTAGCGTTCTTGAATTCTCCGGTTGGAGCGTTGTTTTTCGAAATTCATAGTCGCAGTGTCCTCGGTGAGGGAGCGCGAAGCCTAATGGTAGCCGATTACAAGCAGGTGCCTTGCATCGCTGCCCAAGCCCAGGAAATGGATGTATACTTCGAGATGGTACTGGGCGAAGCTCCACGGAGATTCCAATCGTCGATTCCAGATTCATGGCGGATGTTGGACCAGATAGTGTTTGACGTATTAGGGTTGACCCAGGGCGAGCGCGAGGCAGTCTATGAAGCGGTCATCAACCTCGTCCGCGCCCGCCTCGAAAAAGCAAAAAGCGTGTGAAATAGAGGATAAAACACCGAACGATTGTTCGATCGGAAAGACTGAGTTCTGTGAAAAAAAGTTCTTTGTCTCTTCGCAATAAAACGATCAGTCGAAGTTTGAGCAAAAAGTTAATAAATGCTTCTAAATAAGACGATAAAGGATGTTACGGCACATGAAGAAAAACCTTGCGTTATAAGCGCAACGATTCTTCGGCACAAAAAAGCTGCTACAAAAATATTTTGCGATTATTTGGAGTGTCGACTTTCTAGAGTTTTTAGAGAAAAAGAAACGTCCATCATTAGTCGGAGAGGCGCCAGTGGATAGGAAAAAAGGGAAAAAATTGAGACAAATTGATAAAAAGCCTTTCCAGTTGATTTATCTCTTCTTGTGATGTATAAGAATTTACCTTATAATGGCTTTTGGCATGACAGGAGCTGAAATACAGTTTAGCACTAGCCAAAATTGGATTGGACTTAACGCGAAGTCATACGGTTGGACCATTTTGCCGGCTCGTTCGATTAATCAATCACAGAAATTCCAGGCATCTGATAAAAAAATGTCAAAGGTTCCGGATAGGTTACTGAAATCTATAGTTGCCCCTGTAGCTCAGGTGGATAGAGCACAGGATTCCTAATCCTGCTGCCGCGTGTTCGAGTCACGCCAGGGGCAATAAGATCTTAAAATGGCAAGATATGTCTTTGGTCCAGTTCCGTCCAGAAGGTTGGGAATTTCCCTTGGTGTAGACGTTGTGCCATGGAAATACTGCAATTTTGACTGCATCTACTGTCAAGTCGGCAAAACCACCAATAAAAGGATTGAAAGAACCCCCTTCTTTGATAAAGAAGATATAGTCCGAGAGATAGAAGAGCAACTAAAGAGAAGCTCCAAAATTGACTACATAACATTTTCGGGCTCTGGCGAGCCAACTTTAAACGCTGATCTTGGGTGGCTGATCCGAGAAGTAAAAAAGCTAACATCCATACCAGTTGCCGTGATCACTAATGGCTCTTTTTTGTTTCACGAGGAAGTCCGTGGGGAACTTATGGAAGCAGATGTTGTTTTGCCTTCACTCGATGCCGCAAGTGAAGACATTTTTAGGTACGTAAACAGACCTCACATGGATATCGAACTTGAAGCAATAATAGAGGGTTTAAGACTCTTTAGCAAAGACTACAAAGGAAAGCTATGGCTTGAAGTCATGATGATAAAGTACGTGAACGATGAACCGGATGAGCTGGAAAAGCTAAAGGCAGTGATAGATACGCTTTCTGTAGACAAGATTCAGCTTAACACAGTAGTAAGGCCGCCCGCGGAACATTTTGTGGAGGGAATCCAAAGGGAGGATTTGGAAAAAATCCGCGAATTTTTTGGTGAAAAATGTGAGATCATATGCAGTTTCGAAAAGGCGATCTCCTTGGATGAAAAAGATAAATGGGAGGAAAAAATAATTGAGATACTAAAAAGGAGACCTCTTACACTTGAAGATGTATCGAAAATGACAGGGATTCCTATAAGGCAGGCAAAAGCCCAGTTAAAAATTTTAGAAAAGAGAGGGTCCATTCGAAGTTACTGTTTAGAAAATATGGTTTACTATTTCTTTCGGGAGGCATAAATGAAAGATTGGTTTGTTGAGAAGTTGCTCGAGAATACGGTAAAGAAACTGAACGAAAATCTCTTTAAGGCTGCCTATTTTTCTGAGAGAAAGAGTCTTATAGGTGCTATTTTAGATACCGTTCCCGAAAAAGCTACGATAGGGATTGGAGGATCTGTAACCGTAAGGGAGATCGGTATTGTGGAGATACTAAAAGAAAGAGGTCATATTGTCTTCGATCATTGGCAGGATACTCTTTCAGCCGAGGCCAAAGCTGAAGCAAGAAGGTCTCAGCTTAATTGCGACGTCTTCATAACTGGGACAAACGCCATAACTCAAAATGGTGAGCTTGTGAATATGGATGGGGTAGGGAACAGAGTCGCAAGTATGATATATGCTCCCAAGCATGTGATTGTCGTGGCCGGCTACAATAAGATTGTAAAAGACATACCTTCTGCTATTGAAAGGATAAAGTCTGTTGCTGCTCCCATGAATGCCAAAAGACTGAACCTTCCTCTACCTTGTACTGAGCTTGGATACTGCACCGACTGTAAATCTGAAAGAAGGATCTGTCGGATCCTCACAATAATCCAAAGAAAGCCTGCAGAGACAGATATCTCTATCTTTCTTTTGAAGGAGGACATAGGATTTTAAAAAGGAGGATGGAATGCCTATAAAAAGAGCCTTAATCAGTGTATCTAACAAAGCGGGACTTTCTGAACTTGCGCCCTTTCTCTTAGAGTATAAGATAGAGATTCTATCTACAGGTGGTACTAGAAGATACTTAGAAAGCCTTGGGATAAAAACGACAGATATCAGCTCATACACTGGGTTTCCTGAGATAATGGATGGAAGGGTAAAGACGCTCCATCCCAAAGTACATGGAGGCATTTTAAGTGTAAGGGATAACGAAGGACACAAACAAGCGATGGAAGAGCACGGGATCGAATACATCGATCTTTTAATAGTTAATCTATACCCCTTCCGAGAGGTTGTGGAGTCAAAATGTTCTTTTGAGGAGGCAATCGAAAACATAGACATCGGCGGACCAACAATGATAAGAGCGGGTGCCAAGAACTTTAAGTATGTAACGGTTGTTACAGATCCTAACGACTACCCAGAGCTTATTCGAAACATGAAAGAGAATAATGGTGACACGAGTTTAGACTTCAGATTTTACCTTGCGCAGAAAGTTTTCAAGTTAACTTACGAATACGATAAGGCTATTTTCGAATATTTATCCTCGAGAGGTGTCTAAGAAGAGATGAGAGTCCTTGTAGTAGGTGGTGGAGGACGGGAACACTCAATCGTATGGAAACTTCTTCAGTCGAAAAACGTTTCCAAAATCTTCTGTGCACCTGGTAATGGAGGTATCTCTGATCTTGCCGAGTGTGTCCCAATAGAAGCCGATGACGTTTTCCGCATCGTCGAATTTTCAAAAAAGGAGAAGATAGATTTTGTTTGTATAGGACCGGAAAATCCGCTTGCGAATGGAATAGTGGATGAGCTGTCAAAAAATGGGATTTTGGCATTTGGTCCTAGCGAAAAAGCCGCAAAAATAGAAACGAGCAAGGTCTTTGCAAAAAAGATAATGACGAAATACAAGATACGTACCGCCCAGTATGAGGTTTTCGAAAACTTTGAAGAAGCTTTAAATTATGTGAACGGGAAAGAACCTCCCTTTGTGATAAAGGCTGATGGGCTTTGCGGAGGCAAAGGTTCTTACGTCATAAGAAAGAGGGAAGACGCTTACTCGGTTTTGGAGGATCTATTCGTAAAAAAGGTTCATGGGAAGGCAGGTGAACGTGTCATCATCGAAGAGTACCTTCATGGACAAGAAGTCTCTTACCTCGTTTTCTCTGACGGCAAATCGATCCTGCCTCTAATTACTTCCCAAGATCACAAAACACTTTTTGAAAATGACACAGGTCCCAACACCGGAGGGATGGGTGCCTATGCCCCTGTGCCGTTTGTAAGTGATGAAATGGAAGGCTTAGTCAAAGAATCCATAATGTCAAGGGCTATTGAAGCCTTGAGGAAGGAAGGAGTGGAGTACAGGGGTATACTGTACGGGGGAATAATCCTTGTTGGCGGTCTTCCTTACGTTTTGGAATTTAATGCACGGTTTGGAGACCCCGAAACCCAAGCCATTCTTGTGCAAATGGATTCGGATCTTTTGCCTATTATGGTTTCGTGTGCTGAAGGAAATATCAAAGGTGTAACCCCCATTCAATGGAAGAAGGGTTTTGCTGTCTGTGTTGTTATAGCTTCTAGGGGTTATCCTGAAAGGCCAGAGAAGGGTAAGCTTATCGAGGGTTTGGAAAATCTAAAGGACGAAAGTGACATAGTAGTCTTTCATGCAGGGACTAAAAAGGTTGATGGCAAATACTACACAGCTGGAGGTAGGGTTTTAAACGTCGTTGCCAGGGGCGAAGATATAAATGAGGCAATCGAGAAGGCTTACAGTGCAATAGAGATGATCCGTTTTGAAGGGATGCATTTCCGTAGAGATATAGGAAGAAAAGCACAAATGGCCAAAATGTAAAGAAAGGAGACCATTATGAAAAAAACCTATAACATTGCTGTGATCCCGGGAGATGGCACAGGTCCTGAAGTAGTGAGGGAAGGTATAAAGGTTTTAGATGCGGTTTCCGCAAGGATGGGGTTCAAACTAAACTACACCTATTATGATGTTGGGGGAGAAAGATACTTAAGAACAGGTGAGACACTTCCCGATTCTGTGCTTTTAGAGCTGAAAGGACACGATGCAATATATTTGGGCGCTGTCGGGCACCCTGATGTAAAACCTGGCATTCTGGAAAAAGGGATTCTTCTTAGGATAAGATTTGAGCTCGATCAATACATAAACTTACGTCCCGTGAAACTCTTTGAAGGGGTCGAAGGGCCTCTAAAGAACAAAGGACCAGAAGACATAAATTTTGCAGTAATAAGGGAGAACACTGAAGGATTGTACGCCGGTTCGGGGGGTTTTCTAAGAAAAGGAACCCCCGACGAGATAGCGATTCAGGAATCTATAAATACCAGGAAGGGCGTCGAAAGATGTATCAGATACGCCTTCGAATATACGAGAAAAAAGGGTAGACAGAAGAAGTTAACCCTTTGCGGAAAAACGAATGTTTTGACGTATGCTTTTGACCTGTGGGAAAGAGTTTTTTATGAAGTTGCGCGCGAATATCCGGATGTGAAAACGGATTATGGGCATGTTGATGCAATCTGCATGTGGATGGTTAAGAATCCTGAATGGTTCGACGTTATAGTGACCGACAACATGTTCGGCGATATTATCACCGACCTCGGAGCAATAATACAGGGTGGCCTTGGAATTGCGGCAGGTGCTAATATCAATCCGCATGGAGTCTCCATGTTTGAGCCTATGGGCGGATCTGCGCCGAAGTATGCGGGCAAAAATATGATAAATCCCCTTGCTGCGATACTTGCAGCATCGATGATGCTCGAGAACTTAGGTGAGGAAAAAGCAGCTTACGCAATTGAAGAAGCGGTAAAAAAAGCCGTGCGGTGGGATATCAAGTCCCTCGAGGCCGGAAAGATGGGCATGGGAACGAAAGAAGTGGGGGATCTCATCGCAAAATACGTCACTGAGGTTGAAATCGCTTAACAAGCAAAAATCGAAAAAGGAAAATATTCATTGACAAACGCTTTTTCTGCCTGTAATTTTGTATACAGTATACATTTTCAGCAGCTGCAGTGAAGATAGAAAAAGTAGATCATATCTGTTTTGCAGTAAGAAACATAAATGAGATAAAGTCCAAGTACCTTGAGTATTTTGGATTGTCTCCAAGCTTTGAATACTCGGCCGAATCGGAAAAGATAAGGGTTGTAAGGTACGACATAGGGGGTGTGGGAATCGAATTCATAGAGCCAACAGATAACGATAGCGAGGTTGCCAAATTTTTATCGAGAAAAGGAGAAGGGCCATACCTTATAGCGTACAAAGTCGATGATTTAGAAAATGCTCTCGAGGAGCTTCGGAGAAAAAATGTGAAGTTGATAGATCAAAGCCCAAGAGAACTCTTTGGGGCAAAGTACGCGTTTATCCAGCACCCACGGGAATTTCATGGTATTTTAACCGAACTTGTGGAAGGTGAATTTAAGATTCCTAAGAAGGAGGGGAAGGAGAGATGAAAGTTGTGATTGTTGGTGGTGCAGGAAGTGTGGGGCAGGCTGTGGCCAGAGATTTGATCAAATACGATATCTTTGAAAGGATAGTGGTAGCAGACATACTTATCAGTGAGGAAAGGATCCACGAAAGCTTAAAGTCCGCGAAAAAAGTGTCTTTTGAAACCATGGATCTATACGATGAAGAAAAAATGGTGAATGTATTGAACGGAGCAAACGTCGTAGTGAATTGTGCAGGTCCGTTTTACAAAACCGCAATTCCTGTGGTCAAAGCTGCCATAAAGGTTAGAGCAAACTACATCGATATATGTGATGATTACGAGGCTACGGATATGCTTCTTTCGAGTCCAGAAATAGACGAATCTGCCAAAAGCTCAAACATTACGATTCTTACAGGTATGGGGTCAGATCCAGGGACTAATAATCTTCTTGTGAAACGCTACGCGCAAAGGTTGGACGAGGTTACAGACGTTTTACTCTACTGGGTAGTAAGTATCGCTGAAATTTCGGGTGCTGCTTTAGACCACAGTCTTCACATGGTGCTGGGTAAGGTTCCACAGTTTATTGATGGGAGGTTATGTAAGGTTGAAGGAGGTGATGCCCCGGAAATGGTAGAATTCTTACCTCCCCTAGGAACATGCCTTGTAAGGTACGTTGGCCATCCCCAGCCCCTTACGATTCCTAGGTACCTCCCTGGTGTAAAAAACGTAGTTATAAAAGGAGGCCTTGTCCCTTCATGGGTAGACGAGTTCATACTGAAACAAAAAGAGATGGGTCTTTTGGAAAGAAAAACCGTAAAAATAGGAGAAGTTTTCATCGATACTTATGAATTTACGTTGCATCTGTGGGATAAGATTTTGGAATCACGAGAGAAAGGTCCCAAGGCATCCGGTCTTAAGGTTGTCGTTAGAGGAAAGAGAGGGAAATCGATTGTGCAGTATACAGCAAGTATTGCGGGTAGGATGGCGCCAGGAACCGGTCTACCGGCAGCAATAGCAGCAATTATGATGGCCAAGGGAAAAATAAAGGAGAAGGGGGTGCAGGCACCGGAAGGATGTATAGAGCCGAATGAATTTCTGAGTGAATTCATTAGGCGGGGAGCAAAGATCCATGAGTCATGCGAGGAAAAAAAAGTTTTAGATATTGAGGACTTGTAACAAAAAGCTAAGGAGGAAAAAATAATGACTGAGGCTAAACCATTGAATATCAAAAGAAGTTTGGAACTTTACGAGGAAGCTAACGAGCTTATCCCGGGCGGTGTTCTTGGAGCTCGGAAACCAACCGATTTCATAATGGGTGAGTATCCAATATTTTTGGAGTATGGCAAAGGTTGCAGGCTCATAGACGTGGACGGTAATGAGTACATAGACTATATGTGTGGTTACGGTCCAATAATTCTCGGTTATCGTGAAGAAGAGGTAGATGAGGCCGTAATCAAACAGATAAGGGAGAAAGGTTTCTGCTTCACACTTACCCAACCGTACCAAAACGCCCTCGCAAAAAAAATAAGGGAACATGTTCCGTCCGCCGAGATGTGCATATTTTTAAAAACTGGATCTGATGCAACAACAGCAAGCATCCGCATAGCAAGGGCATACACCAATAGGGTCAAGGTCATGAGATGCGGTTATCATGGATGGCACGACTGGTGCGTCGAAATGAAAGGAGGAATACCGAAAAAACTCTATGAGGACGTATTCGAATTCCAGTACAACGATCTTTCTTCGCTCGAAAGACTAATGGAGGAACACGGAAAGGACACGGCTGCCATCATTATGACTCCATTTGGTCATCCTCTACACCAGAAGATGCAAGAACCAAAACCCGGATTTTTGGAAGGTGTGCGTGAACTGGCTGATAGATATGGCGCCGTCCTTATCTTCGACGAAATTAGAACGTGTTTTAGACTGAGAATGGGTGGTGCCCAGGAATTGTACGGTGTAAGACCGGATCTTACCGTTTTAGGCAAGGGTATTGCGAATGGGTATGCGATAAGCGTTGTTTGTGGAAAAAAAGAG harbors:
- a CDS encoding Eco57I restriction-modification methylase domain-containing protein, coding for VKKLRFYQGEPGIREAELKSEEIAIFRDILHEKRIALQKAITALTRQIEGPPKQGELIGIAPAQAKEEHLKLQKQWRAERDEHQAQLTRIEAALDALARTQTVPFVWDIAFVEIFGSERRGFDIVIGNPPYVRQEKISPPTLDATDFSGESSDRWKEEKKTYKAKLQESIASSWPKFFRYKPGSRTFRKPDGKSDLYVYFYFHGLSLLNPHGSFCFITSNSWLDVGYGADLQEFLLRHSHVKFILDNERKRSFSQADVNTIIALLAPPDDRSQAGLEKTAHFVMFKVPFEEVLDANTFKTLEAAKARQTTDKWRISVVSQCELLEEGLAHEQYEKDDVAKLKTVHIKIVRYQANKWGGKYLRAPEMFFTILEKGKGKLVRLGDIAEVRFGIKTGANEFFYLEPTGKPAPKGYIHVRNSAGWEGEIEEEFLKPVIKSPRECRTILIKPEDLRYKIFMCHRDKSELKRTAALEYIGWGEAQGFHKRPTCRNRVRWWDLELVKGNSVFVKEADETTAVFYNLNEYAADCRLYLAQLSKSQLAFLNSPVGALFFEIHSRSVLGEGARSLMVADYKQVPCIAAQAQEMDVYFEMVLGEAPRRFQSSIPDSWRMLDQIVFDVLGLTQGEREAVYEAVINLVRARLEKAKSV
- a CDS encoding radical SAM protein; the encoded protein is MARYVFGPVPSRRLGISLGVDVVPWKYCNFDCIYCQVGKTTNKRIERTPFFDKEDIVREIEEQLKRSSKIDYITFSGSGEPTLNADLGWLIREVKKLTSIPVAVITNGSFLFHEEVRGELMEADVVLPSLDAASEDIFRYVNRPHMDIELEAIIEGLRLFSKDYKGKLWLEVMMIKYVNDEPDELEKLKAVIDTLSVDKIQLNTVVRPPAEHFVEGIQREDLEKIREFFGEKCEIICSFEKAISLDEKDKWEEKIIEILKRRPLTLEDVSKMTGIPIRQAKAQLKILEKRGSIRSYCLENMVYYFFREA
- a CDS encoding lactate utilization protein codes for the protein MKDWFVEKLLENTVKKLNENLFKAAYFSERKSLIGAILDTVPEKATIGIGGSVTVREIGIVEILKERGHIVFDHWQDTLSAEAKAEARRSQLNCDVFITGTNAITQNGELVNMDGVGNRVASMIYAPKHVIVVAGYNKIVKDIPSAIERIKSVAAPMNAKRLNLPLPCTELGYCTDCKSERRICRILTIIQRKPAETDISIFLLKEDIGF
- a CDS encoding IMP cyclohydrolase → MPIKRALISVSNKAGLSELAPFLLEYKIEILSTGGTRRYLESLGIKTTDISSYTGFPEIMDGRVKTLHPKVHGGILSVRDNEGHKQAMEEHGIEYIDLLIVNLYPFREVVESKCSFEEAIENIDIGGPTMIRAGAKNFKYVTVVTDPNDYPELIRNMKENNGDTSLDFRFYLAQKVFKLTYEYDKAIFEYLSSRGV
- the purD gene encoding phosphoribosylamine--glycine ligase, with the translated sequence MRVLVVGGGGREHSIVWKLLQSKNVSKIFCAPGNGGISDLAECVPIEADDVFRIVEFSKKEKIDFVCIGPENPLANGIVDELSKNGILAFGPSEKAAKIETSKVFAKKIMTKYKIRTAQYEVFENFEEALNYVNGKEPPFVIKADGLCGGKGSYVIRKREDAYSVLEDLFVKKVHGKAGERVIIEEYLHGQEVSYLVFSDGKSILPLITSQDHKTLFENDTGPNTGGMGAYAPVPFVSDEMEGLVKESIMSRAIEALRKEGVEYRGILYGGIILVGGLPYVLEFNARFGDPETQAILVQMDSDLLPIMVSCAEGNIKGVTPIQWKKGFAVCVVIASRGYPERPEKGKLIEGLENLKDESDIVVFHAGTKKVDGKYYTAGGRVLNVVARGEDINEAIEKAYSAIEMIRFEGMHFRRDIGRKAQMAKM
- a CDS encoding 3-isopropylmalate dehydrogenase; the protein is MKKTYNIAVIPGDGTGPEVVREGIKVLDAVSARMGFKLNYTYYDVGGERYLRTGETLPDSVLLELKGHDAIYLGAVGHPDVKPGILEKGILLRIRFELDQYINLRPVKLFEGVEGPLKNKGPEDINFAVIRENTEGLYAGSGGFLRKGTPDEIAIQESINTRKGVERCIRYAFEYTRKKGRQKKLTLCGKTNVLTYAFDLWERVFYEVAREYPDVKTDYGHVDAICMWMVKNPEWFDVIVTDNMFGDIITDLGAIIQGGLGIAAGANINPHGVSMFEPMGGSAPKYAGKNMINPLAAILAASMMLENLGEEKAAYAIEEAVKKAVRWDIKSLEAGKMGMGTKEVGDLIAKYVTEVEIA
- a CDS encoding VOC family protein produces the protein MKIEKVDHICFAVRNINEIKSKYLEYFGLSPSFEYSAESEKIRVVRYDIGGVGIEFIEPTDNDSEVAKFLSRKGEGPYLIAYKVDDLENALEELRRKNVKLIDQSPRELFGAKYAFIQHPREFHGILTELVEGEFKIPKKEGKER
- a CDS encoding saccharopine dehydrogenase NADP-binding domain-containing protein, whose product is MKVVIVGGAGSVGQAVARDLIKYDIFERIVVADILISEERIHESLKSAKKVSFETMDLYDEEKMVNVLNGANVVVNCAGPFYKTAIPVVKAAIKVRANYIDICDDYEATDMLLSSPEIDESAKSSNITILTGMGSDPGTNNLLVKRYAQRLDEVTDVLLYWVVSIAEISGAALDHSLHMVLGKVPQFIDGRLCKVEGGDAPEMVEFLPPLGTCLVRYVGHPQPLTIPRYLPGVKNVVIKGGLVPSWVDEFILKQKEMGLLERKTVKIGEVFIDTYEFTLHLWDKILESREKGPKASGLKVVVRGKRGKSIVQYTASIAGRMAPGTGLPAAIAAIMMAKGKIKEKGVQAPEGCIEPNEFLSEFIRRGAKIHESCEEKKVLDIEDL
- a CDS encoding aminotransferase class III-fold pyridoxal phosphate-dependent enzyme → MTEAKPLNIKRSLELYEEANELIPGGVLGARKPTDFIMGEYPIFLEYGKGCRLIDVDGNEYIDYMCGYGPIILGYREEEVDEAVIKQIREKGFCFTLTQPYQNALAKKIREHVPSAEMCIFLKTGSDATTASIRIARAYTNRVKVMRCGYHGWHDWCVEMKGGIPKKLYEDVFEFQYNDLSSLERLMEEHGKDTAAIIMTPFGHPLHQKMQEPKPGFLEGVRELADRYGAVLIFDEIRTCFRLRMGGAQELYGVRPDLTVLGKGIANGYAISVVCGKKEIMMVVKDKLFISSTFFPNSDGYIAALKTIEILERENVISKLWERGGRFLENIRRVISKYDVNAELSGVAPMFFITFEDKEPELRRSKRNEFYTQLIRRGFFFAPHHHAYICFRHTEEDLDKTVEAIDEALKCVAEKHKRKPA